One window of Anabaena sphaerica FACHB-251 genomic DNA carries:
- a CDS encoding 2-phosphosulfolactate phosphatase family protein, whose amino-acid sequence MKIFVYHTPELTPTDEAPECAIAVDVLRATSTMATVLAAGGEAVQVFSDLDLLMEVSDKWPAEKRLRAGERGGGKVAGFELGNSPLDCTAELVQGKRLFISTTNGTRALQRIQDAPIVLAAALINRAAVVQFLLEKQPETVWIVGSGWEGSFSLEDTVCAGAIAHSIWQQTNSPLEELAGNDEVSSAIALYSQWQNDLLGLFHQASHGQRLLRLKCLEDLKYCSQTDILDVLPIQQEPGVLKSQNK is encoded by the coding sequence GTGAAGATATTTGTATATCATACTCCAGAATTAACCCCAACTGATGAAGCGCCAGAATGCGCGATCGCCGTCGATGTCCTGCGAGCCACTAGCACAATGGCGACAGTTTTAGCGGCTGGAGGCGAGGCTGTGCAAGTCTTCAGCGATTTAGACCTACTAATGGAAGTTAGCGATAAATGGCCTGCCGAAAAACGATTACGGGCTGGAGAAAGAGGGGGTGGTAAGGTAGCGGGCTTTGAGTTGGGTAACTCTCCCCTAGATTGCACCGCAGAACTGGTACAAGGAAAACGGTTATTCATTAGTACCACTAATGGTACTCGCGCCTTACAACGGATACAAGATGCCCCGATTGTCCTCGCAGCTGCTTTAATCAATCGGGCTGCGGTGGTGCAGTTTCTCCTAGAAAAACAACCAGAAACAGTCTGGATTGTTGGTTCTGGCTGGGAAGGCAGTTTTTCTCTAGAAGATACCGTTTGTGCGGGTGCGATCGCTCACAGCATTTGGCAACAAACTAATTCTCCCTTAGAAGAATTAGCTGGTAATGATGAAGTCAGCAGTGCGATCGCTCTTTATTCTCAGTGGCAAAATGACTTATTGGGATTATTCCACCAAGCTAGTCATGGTCAGCGATTATTACGCCTGAAATGTTTAGAAGATTTAAAATATTGTTCCCAAACTGATATTTTAGATGTTTTACCGATTCAGCAAGAACCCGGTGTTTTAAAAAGTCAGAATAAATAA
- a CDS encoding alpha/beta fold hydrolase, producing the protein MFPSFLPAAVGQLTEPTSIALAQSIQSQAIATPLSPESITTTYLHQGSGGTPILLVHGFDSSILEFRRLVPLLAEENETWAVDLLGFGFTDRQPDIAYSPLAIKTHLYYFWKTLINQPVILVGASMGGAAVIDFTLTYPEVVQKLVLMDSAGLKGGSALSKLMFAPLYSLAAEFLRNPKVRDRICRSAYKNPNLISSDALCCGDLHLKMPNWNQALIAFTKSGGYSAFKFQELGKIEQSTLILWGDSDRILGTGDAPKFKKAIPQSQLIWIKDCGHIPHLEKPEITAQHILEFRG; encoded by the coding sequence ATGTTTCCAAGTTTTTTACCCGCTGCCGTTGGGCAACTGACAGAACCCACTTCCATCGCTTTGGCTCAAAGTATCCAAAGTCAAGCGATTGCTACTCCTTTAAGTCCTGAATCAATCACCACTACTTACCTACATCAAGGTAGTGGGGGTACACCCATTTTATTAGTTCATGGTTTTGACAGTTCGATTTTAGAGTTTCGGCGGCTTGTACCCCTGCTGGCTGAAGAAAATGAAACTTGGGCTGTAGATTTATTAGGTTTTGGTTTTACAGACAGACAACCGGATATTGCTTATAGTCCCTTAGCTATTAAAACTCATCTATATTATTTCTGGAAAACCCTGATTAACCAACCTGTGATTTTGGTGGGTGCGTCTATGGGGGGTGCGGCGGTGATTGATTTTACCCTGACTTACCCTGAAGTTGTGCAGAAGCTGGTATTAATGGATAGTGCAGGGCTGAAGGGTGGTTCGGCTTTAAGCAAATTAATGTTTGCTCCATTATATTCTTTAGCAGCTGAGTTTTTACGAAATCCAAAAGTGCGCGATCGCATTTGTCGCTCTGCTTATAAAAACCCGAATCTGATTTCCAGTGATGCTTTATGTTGCGGAGATTTACATCTAAAAATGCCTAACTGGAATCAAGCGTTGATTGCTTTTACTAAAAGCGGTGGTTATAGTGCTTTTAAATTTCAGGAACTGGGAAAAATTGAACAGTCAACGCTGATTTTGTGGGGTGATAGCGATAGAATTTTAGGAACTGGGGATGCTCCCAAGTTTAAAAAAGCAATTCCCCAAAGTCAGCTGATCTGGATTAAAGATTGTGGTCATATTCCACATTTAGAAAAACCCGAAATCACAGCCCAACATATTTTAGAATTTCGAGGTTAG
- the nifH gene encoding nitrogenase iron protein: protein MLSKRTTNISNQVSDHQQNNCRNKLIMATDGNIRQIAFYGKGGIGKSTTSQNTLAAMAEMGQRIMIVGCDPKADSTRLMLHSKAQTTVLSLAAERGAVEDLELHEVMLTGFRGVKCVESGGPEPGVGCAGRGIITAINFLEENGAYQDLDFVSYDVLGDVVCGGFAMPIREGKAQEIYIVTSGEMMAMYAANNIARGVLKYAHSGGVRLGGLICNSRNVDREIELIETLAKRLNTQMIHYVPRDNIVQHAELRRMTVNEYAPDSDQGNEYRTLAKKIINNKNLTIPTPIEMEELEELLIEFGILESDENTEKLVGKAATEAPVKK, encoded by the coding sequence CTGCTTTCTAAACGAACAACAAACATCTCAAACCAAGTTTCCGACCATCAACAAAACAATTGTAGGAATAAACTCATCATGGCTACTGACGGAAATATTAGACAAATTGCATTCTACGGTAAAGGTGGTATTGGTAAATCTACCACTTCTCAAAATACCCTTGCTGCTATGGCAGAAATGGGTCAACGCATCATGATTGTAGGTTGCGACCCTAAAGCTGACTCTACCCGTTTGATGCTTCACTCTAAGGCTCAAACCACCGTTCTTTCCTTGGCTGCTGAAAGAGGTGCTGTTGAAGATTTAGAACTTCATGAAGTAATGTTGACCGGTTTCCGTGGTGTTAAGTGCGTAGAATCTGGTGGTCCAGAACCCGGTGTAGGTTGTGCAGGTCGTGGTATTATCACCGCTATTAACTTCTTGGAAGAAAACGGTGCTTACCAGGATTTAGACTTCGTATCTTATGACGTACTAGGTGACGTTGTATGCGGTGGTTTTGCTATGCCAATTCGGGAGGGCAAAGCACAAGAAATTTACATCGTGACATCAGGTGAAATGATGGCGATGTACGCTGCTAACAACATCGCTCGTGGTGTTTTAAAATATGCTCACTCCGGTGGTGTACGTTTAGGTGGCTTGATTTGTAACAGCCGTAACGTTGACCGGGAAATCGAATTAATCGAAACCCTGGCAAAACGTTTGAACACCCAGATGATTCACTACGTACCTCGTGACAATATTGTTCAACACGCGGAATTGCGTCGTATGACTGTTAACGAGTATGCACCTGATAGCGATCAGGGTAATGAATATCGGACATTGGCTAAAAAGATCATCAACAACAAAAATCTGACTATTCCTACACCTATCGAGATGGAAGAACTAGAAGAGTTGTTGATTGAGTTCGGTATTCTTGAAAGTGATGAAAATACTGAAAAGCTAGTTGGTAAAGCAGCTACTGAAGCACCAGTAAAGAAATAG
- a CDS encoding NblA/ycf18 family protein produces MNQPIKLSLEQEFSLRIFGDQVQQMSREQAQVFLLKLYEQMMIQETSYQQLLKHEWKLDSGSISG; encoded by the coding sequence ATGAATCAGCCCATAAAATTATCTTTAGAGCAAGAATTTAGCCTCAGAATTTTTGGTGATCAAGTACAGCAAATGTCTCGTGAACAAGCTCAGGTATTTCTACTCAAGCTGTACGAACAGATGATGATTCAGGAAACAAGCTACCAGCAACTACTCAAGCATGAATGGAAACTAGATTCAGGAAGCATATCTGGTTAA
- a CDS encoding carbon dioxide-concentrating mechanism protein CcmK, with amino-acid sequence MSLQAVGALETKGFPAVLAAADAMVKAGRVTLVGYIRVGSARFTVNIRGDVSEVKAAMAAGVEAAENVYGGTLESWVIIPRPHENVEAVLPIAYTEEVQQYRDSVENPIVRSSNSR; translated from the coding sequence ATGTCACTACAGGCAGTTGGAGCATTAGAAACAAAGGGTTTTCCCGCAGTCCTAGCAGCAGCAGACGCGATGGTAAAAGCTGGCCGAGTCACCCTGGTTGGTTACATCAGAGTTGGTAGCGCCCGGTTTACAGTCAATATTCGTGGTGACGTTTCTGAAGTCAAGGCGGCTATGGCTGCCGGTGTGGAAGCAGCAGAAAACGTTTATGGTGGTACTCTGGAATCCTGGGTAATCATTCCCCGTCCCCATGAAAACGTCGAAGCTGTTCTCCCTATTGCTTACACAGAAGAAGTCCAGCAGTATCGGGACTCTGTGGAAAATCCCATCGTTAGATCATCGAACAGCAGATAA
- a CDS encoding M61 family metallopeptidase codes for MNQAIATRSDTQVQELYSSIHYWVAMPQPETHLFEVTLHLVNYPLPILDLKMPVWTPGSYLVREYAKNLQDFAAFAGSEPLSWRKISKNHWQVEKGNVSEIILRYRVFANELSVRTNHLDATHGYFNGAALFLRIPGWEEQPIHITIVSPHPEWQVTTGLPAVTEEANTFLAADFDTLVDTPFEIGSHQLFHFEVLGKPHELAVWGQGNYQPQKLLEDFQKIIEFEAQMFGGLPYQRYVFILHLFNQAYGGLEHKNSCSLIYHRFGFRLQDKYERFIQLVAHEFFHLWNVKRIRPKALEVFDYDQENYTPSLWFCEGTTSYYDLVIPFRAGIYDVKSYFNHLNQEITKYLKTPGRMVQTLSESSVDAWIKLYRPDANSGNSQISYYLKGEMLSLLLDLLIRFRHSNQRSLDDVMVKMWEQFGKSEIGYTPEQLQDVIELVAGIDLSDFFKRYIDGLDDLPFNDYLEPFGLQLVEECEQEPYLGVRIKTENGREIIKFVEMNSPAKTAGIDAGDELLALDGIKVGTNQLSERLQDYQPNDSIQITVFHQDELRNYSVILGKQHPHKYQLRPVENPNSTQQENFLGWLGISLSTIK; via the coding sequence ATGAATCAAGCAATAGCAACTCGTTCCGACACTCAAGTTCAGGAACTTTATTCGTCAATTCACTACTGGGTAGCAATGCCCCAACCAGAAACTCATCTGTTTGAGGTGACTTTACACCTTGTAAACTACCCATTGCCAATTCTTGATTTGAAAATGCCAGTATGGACACCAGGATCATACTTGGTGCGAGAATACGCCAAGAATTTACAAGATTTTGCTGCCTTTGCCGGATCTGAACCTTTGTCGTGGCGGAAAATCAGTAAAAATCACTGGCAGGTAGAAAAAGGTAATGTTTCTGAAATTATCCTGCGTTACCGCGTTTTTGCCAATGAGCTATCAGTACGCACCAATCATTTAGATGCTACTCACGGTTATTTTAACGGTGCAGCCCTGTTTTTGAGAATCCCCGGCTGGGAAGAACAACCAATTCATATTACCATCGTCTCACCACACCCAGAATGGCAGGTAACAACAGGTTTACCAGCAGTTACTGAAGAAGCCAATACCTTCTTAGCTGCGGATTTTGATACTCTTGTTGATACTCCTTTTGAAATTGGTAGCCATCAATTATTTCACTTTGAGGTATTAGGAAAACCTCATGAATTAGCAGTCTGGGGACAGGGAAACTATCAACCCCAAAAACTGCTAGAGGACTTTCAGAAAATTATTGAGTTTGAAGCACAAATGTTTGGTGGTTTACCATATCAAAGATATGTGTTTATACTGCATTTATTTAACCAAGCTTATGGCGGATTAGAACATAAAAATTCCTGTTCATTAATTTATCATCGGTTTGGATTTCGTCTTCAAGATAAGTATGAACGATTTATTCAATTAGTAGCACATGAGTTTTTTCACTTGTGGAACGTTAAGCGAATTCGCCCCAAAGCGTTGGAGGTTTTTGATTACGATCAAGAAAACTATACGCCATCTCTCTGGTTTTGTGAGGGAACCACAAGTTACTATGATTTGGTAATTCCTTTCCGGGCAGGAATTTATGATGTTAAATCATATTTTAATCATTTGAATCAAGAAATCACCAAATATCTAAAAACCCCAGGGAGGATGGTACAAACACTTTCTGAATCTAGTGTTGACGCTTGGATTAAGCTATATCGTCCAGATGCTAATAGTGGCAATTCCCAAATTTCTTACTATTTAAAAGGAGAAATGTTATCACTGTTACTGGATTTGTTAATTCGCTTTCGTCATAGTAATCAGCGTTCTCTAGATGATGTGATGGTGAAAATGTGGGAGCAATTTGGTAAATCAGAAATTGGTTATACTCCAGAACAATTACAGGATGTGATTGAATTGGTAGCTGGAATAGATTTATCTGATTTCTTTAAACGCTACATTGATGGACTCGATGATTTACCATTTAATGATTATTTAGAACCTTTTGGGTTGCAATTGGTAGAAGAATGTGAGCAAGAACCTTATTTAGGTGTGAGGATAAAAACTGAAAATGGACGAGAGATAATTAAATTTGTGGAGATGAATTCACCTGCGAAGACAGCAGGAATTGATGCTGGGGATGAGCTATTAGCTCTTGATGGAATCAAAGTAGGAACAAATCAGTTAAGTGAACGTTTGCAGGATTATCAACCAAATGATTCTATCCAAATCACTGTTTTTCACCAAGACGAACTGCGTAACTATTCTGTTATTTTAGGAAAACAACATCCTCATAAATATCAGTTGCGTCCAGTAGAAAATCCTAATTCTACTCAGCAAGAAAACTTTTTAGGTTGGTTAGGTATATCATTATCGACAATTAAGTAA
- a CDS encoding M56 family metallopeptidase: MHLLMILTAVTIAYSLRYFANIPQGNWHLRWERSLFLFLFPPLLIFMTATAVVCMGTQGKMGGMYTDSFSYLLALIFLGFFNILGIKLAFQGWKSVKSAHECPQINLAGKQVRLLETEALFAGQMGFWQPELVVSQGLLETLSPDHLESVLAHEQGHYQYRDTFWFFWLGWVRSCTAWLPNTEPLWQELLMLRELRADSYAASQVDPLVLAESLLLVVSSQPLASEVCCAALGSSGVDRLEQRIDALLTPPEPTSEAQLQSWHIFLFAFLPLLTVVFHT, translated from the coding sequence ATGCATCTACTCATGATCCTCACTGCTGTAACCATTGCCTACAGCTTAAGATATTTCGCCAACATACCCCAAGGTAATTGGCATTTGCGGTGGGAGCGATCGCTATTTTTATTCCTCTTTCCCCCCCTACTCATTTTCATGACGGCAACAGCAGTTGTCTGCATGGGTACACAAGGGAAAATGGGAGGAATGTATACAGATTCCTTCAGTTATCTACTAGCATTAATTTTCCTGGGCTTTTTTAATATCCTGGGCATTAAGCTGGCTTTCCAAGGTTGGAAATCTGTCAAATCAGCCCATGAATGTCCACAAATAAATCTAGCTGGTAAACAAGTCCGACTCCTAGAAACTGAGGCTTTATTTGCAGGTCAAATGGGTTTTTGGCAACCAGAACTAGTAGTTAGTCAAGGATTACTAGAAACTCTCTCCCCAGACCACCTAGAAAGCGTCTTGGCACATGAGCAAGGGCATTATCAATACAGGGATACATTCTGGTTCTTTTGGCTGGGTTGGGTGCGTTCCTGCACCGCTTGGTTGCCCAATACAGAACCTTTATGGCAAGAATTGTTAATGTTGCGAGAATTACGGGCTGATAGTTATGCAGCATCCCAAGTAGATCCGTTGGTATTAGCCGAATCTTTGTTATTAGTAGTGAGTAGTCAACCCCTAGCATCGGAAGTTTGCTGTGCAGCGTTGGGTTCTTCTGGGGTTGATCGGTTGGAACAAAGAATAGACGCTTTATTAACACCACCAGAACCAACTTCAGAAGCTCAATTACAGTCCTGGCATATCTTTCTATTTGCTTTTCTACCCTTGCTCACAGTAGTTTTTCATACTTGA
- a CDS encoding BlaI/MecI/CopY family transcriptional regulator, with product MAPLPDYRPKQLSVGPLEAEILSIVWELSSATVKDVHDRILTDPNRELAYTSVTTVLRRLTEKGWLACDKQGKAFYWRPLLTKKQAEMIKAHDQLQRFLAVGNPDVVAAFADSLDEAASEQIEAIAKRIQAAREARGEK from the coding sequence ATGGCTCCATTACCAGATTACCGTCCTAAACAACTATCTGTTGGTCCTTTAGAAGCAGAAATTTTGAGTATTGTCTGGGAACTGAGTTCAGCAACAGTCAAAGATGTACACGATCGCATTCTGACAGATCCTAACCGCGAATTAGCTTATACTTCCGTTACCACCGTTTTGCGTCGTCTCACAGAAAAAGGCTGGTTAGCTTGCGATAAACAGGGAAAAGCATTTTATTGGCGGCCATTGCTGACTAAGAAACAAGCAGAAATGATTAAAGCCCATGATCAATTACAGCGATTTTTAGCAGTGGGAAATCCCGATGTTGTGGCTGCCTTTGCAGATAGTTTAGATGAAGCTGCTAGTGAACAAATAGAAGCGATCGCTAAACGCATTCAAGCCGCACGGGAAGCCAGAGGAGAAAAATAG
- a CDS encoding cytochrome P450, which translates to MTVTNSLPQLIKMPLWLRRMKFIMQPVEYVEDFAKIYGDSFTLSGSEDSYLVYFSQPEALEQIFTADASHFEVGRGNRGLRFLLGDHSLMLMDGEPHQRQRQLLAPPFHGERMRAYGQDIQEITRQVSDNWQMGKPFNIRESMQEITLRVILRVIFGLDEGEMFEELRRSLSSMLDFMTSPIMSSAFFFRFMQKDFGAWSPWGRIVRQQQNIDKLIYTLIQQRRAEPDQNRQDILSLMMAAHDQNGQGMSDQELHDELMTVLVAGHETTASALTWAFYWLDRLPEVQEKLLQELNTLGVNPEPSQIAKMPYLTGVCQETLRIYPIVMSGFVRVVKNPIEIMGYKLPEGTVIVPSIYLAHHREAVYPQPQQFKPERFLERQFSPYEYLPFGGGNRRCIGLAFAQYEMKIVLATILSHFQLSLLNKRPVQAVRRGLTLAAPGGMKMIANHQIKNANTAVTV; encoded by the coding sequence ATGACAGTAACCAACAGCTTACCACAGCTAATTAAAATGCCGCTATGGCTCAGAAGGATGAAATTTATCATGCAGCCAGTGGAGTATGTGGAAGATTTTGCCAAAATCTATGGTGATAGCTTTACACTATCAGGTTCCGAGGATAGCTATTTGGTGTACTTCAGCCAACCAGAAGCATTAGAGCAGATTTTTACGGCTGATGCTAGTCATTTTGAGGTGGGGAGAGGTAACAGGGGTTTAAGATTTTTGTTGGGCGATCACTCTTTAATGTTAATGGATGGAGAACCCCACCAACGCCAACGGCAATTATTAGCTCCTCCCTTTCATGGTGAGCGAATGCGGGCTTATGGTCAAGATATCCAGGAAATTACCCGACAAGTAAGTGATAATTGGCAAATGGGTAAGCCCTTCAATATCCGAGAATCAATGCAAGAAATCACCTTGCGGGTAATATTACGGGTAATCTTTGGCTTGGATGAAGGAGAGATGTTTGAAGAATTAAGGCGATCGCTATCTTCTATGTTAGACTTCATGACATCACCCATAATGTCTAGCGCCTTCTTTTTTCGGTTCATGCAAAAAGACTTTGGTGCTTGGAGTCCTTGGGGTCGGATTGTGCGCCAACAGCAAAATATCGACAAACTAATTTATACTTTAATTCAGCAACGTCGAGCAGAACCTGATCAAAACCGCCAAGATATCCTCAGTTTAATGATGGCGGCTCATGATCAAAATGGTCAAGGAATGTCAGATCAAGAATTACACGATGAGTTAATGACTGTTTTGGTAGCGGGACATGAAACCACCGCTTCCGCGTTAACCTGGGCGTTTTACTGGTTGGATAGATTACCAGAAGTACAGGAGAAATTACTACAGGAACTCAACACCTTGGGAGTCAACCCAGAACCAAGTCAAATTGCGAAAATGCCCTATTTAACAGGAGTTTGTCAAGAAACTCTGAGAATCTACCCGATTGTGATGTCTGGTTTCGTGCGGGTTGTCAAAAATCCCATTGAGATTATGGGTTATAAATTACCCGAAGGAACAGTCATAGTTCCCAGTATTTACCTTGCACATCATCGAGAAGCCGTTTATCCCCAACCTCAGCAATTTAAACCAGAACGTTTTTTAGAAAGACAATTTTCACCTTATGAATACTTACCTTTTGGTGGTGGAAATCGTCGTTGTATTGGTTTAGCATTTGCTCAGTATGAAATGAAAATTGTGTTAGCAACAATTCTTTCACATTTTCAACTTTCGCTTTTAAATAAGCGTCCTGTTCAAGCTGTGCGTCGGGGTTTAACTTTAGCTGCACCAGGAGGAATGAAAATGATTGCAAATCATCAAATTAAGAATGCTAATACAGCCGTAACAGTTTGA
- a CDS encoding HetZ-related protein 2 has translation MGVVMQTLNQSFEERNLTMETDAANLAQFWQKRLAAECPEQSEAARHSIMLWLLGVDLKRFDLLTPKELEIAKQAMEYRWRILQQRYLGMGRERAYRNLISRLASVMTLRNKIQTWVSLSRDRQRSVVDVLQEVLQELLQSDSYMQQQMSAIGEVSTDRRLQDTLLFASIEEYCLRPVRNQPLLVYRFVNYLRRIQRGGLTQVPASDLIRLVSDEVLTDDTDNPLNLVDSQAIAQYQEAQKLEEQQSLRQSVHQEFEQYLLQNLGQQAADWLQLYLQGKTQEEIAKKLNKPIKEIYRLREKISYHAVRVFAIKGKPELVDNWLSISLEEHNFGLTQNQWQQLEEKVAPLGRQILNLRRAGHSIEAIAQNLQLKTHQVIGEWTKVYLAAQTLRTQD, from the coding sequence ATAGGGGTTGTGATGCAAACTTTAAACCAGAGTTTCGAGGAACGCAATCTCACTATGGAAACAGATGCAGCAAACCTAGCGCAATTTTGGCAAAAGCGACTCGCTGCTGAATGTCCAGAACAAAGTGAGGCTGCTAGACACAGTATTATGCTTTGGCTGTTGGGGGTAGACTTAAAACGATTTGATCTACTGACCCCAAAAGAATTAGAAATTGCTAAACAAGCAATGGAATATCGGTGGCGGATTTTACAACAGCGATACTTAGGGATGGGGCGAGAACGTGCTTATCGTAACCTGATCAGTCGATTGGCAAGTGTAATGACACTGAGAAATAAAATTCAGACTTGGGTTTCTTTGAGTCGCGATCGCCAGCGCAGTGTCGTTGATGTATTACAAGAAGTTCTCCAAGAATTGCTGCAAAGTGACTCATATATGCAGCAGCAAATGTCAGCAATTGGAGAAGTATCCACGGATAGAAGATTACAAGATACCTTGCTGTTTGCCAGCATAGAAGAGTATTGTTTGCGTCCAGTACGTAATCAACCTCTGTTAGTGTATCGCTTTGTCAACTACTTGCGGCGCATTCAGAGGGGTGGATTAACCCAAGTCCCAGCCAGCGACTTAATCAGACTTGTTTCGGATGAAGTGCTGACAGACGATACAGACAATCCACTTAACTTAGTAGATAGTCAAGCGATCGCCCAATATCAAGAAGCACAAAAATTGGAAGAGCAACAATCACTGCGTCAATCTGTACATCAAGAATTTGAACAATACCTACTCCAAAATTTAGGGCAACAAGCAGCAGACTGGCTACAATTATATCTACAAGGCAAAACTCAAGAAGAGATTGCCAAAAAACTCAATAAGCCCATTAAGGAAATATACCGACTGCGCGAAAAAATTAGCTACCATGCTGTCCGCGTTTTTGCGATCAAAGGTAAACCAGAACTTGTAGACAACTGGCTCTCAATTTCCTTGGAAGAACACAACTTCGGCTTAACACAAAACCAATGGCAGCAACTGGAGGAAAAAGTAGCTCCTCTGGGCAGACAGATTCTCAATTTACGGAGAGCAGGTCACTCCATAGAAGCAATAGCTCAAAATTTACAACTCAAAACCCATCAGGTAATAGGTGAATGGACAAAAGTCTATCTTGCCGCCCAAACCTTAAGAACTCAAGATTAG
- a CDS encoding carbon dioxide-concentrating mechanism protein CcmK: MPMAVGVIETLGFPAVLAAADAMVKSAAVTIVYYGIAESGRLLVAVRGHVAEVKTAVAAGIASGEEVYGGQVITHYIVPNPPENVETILPIHFTSKSEPFRAF; encoded by the coding sequence ATGCCAATGGCGGTTGGCGTAATTGAAACTTTAGGTTTTCCCGCAGTCCTAGCAGCAGCAGACGCAATGGTTAAATCTGCCGCTGTCACAATTGTATATTATGGCATCGCAGAAAGCGGACGCTTGTTAGTCGCCGTTAGGGGACACGTTGCGGAAGTTAAAACAGCAGTTGCAGCCGGAATCGCTTCTGGAGAGGAAGTTTATGGTGGTCAAGTTATCACTCATTATATAGTTCCCAATCCCCCGGAAAATGTAGAAACGATTCTACCGATCCACTTCACTTCCAAATCTGAGCCTTTCCGTGCCTTCTAA
- a CDS encoding Crp/Fnr family transcriptional regulator — protein sequence MQIEVFSDLFPLLSTANPQTLEWLLNVAVEHEYPSGRAVLMEDAWGNAVYFLVSGWVKVRRTNGDDSVTIAILGRGDFFGEMAVLDESPRSTDVIALSPVKLLTVSRERFIQILFKDPQLHHRMLQLMVRRVRQINMRLQMRSSPPAVKLAHTLVSLSDNYGQDLAQGKEIFYIPFKDLAEVTEISIEETTKIMHKLHEKGWIKLDTAKNSIYVVNFKQLENLANKF from the coding sequence ATGCAAATCGAGGTTTTTAGTGATCTTTTCCCCTTGTTGAGTACAGCCAATCCCCAAACTTTGGAATGGTTACTCAACGTTGCAGTTGAACACGAATACCCATCTGGACGAGCAGTTTTGATGGAAGATGCCTGGGGTAATGCAGTCTATTTCTTGGTTTCTGGTTGGGTGAAAGTCCGGCGCACCAATGGCGACGATTCTGTAACAATAGCAATTTTAGGTCGGGGTGATTTCTTTGGAGAAATGGCGGTTTTAGATGAATCTCCACGGTCAACCGATGTCATTGCCCTTTCACCTGTTAAATTGCTAACTGTTTCTAGAGAACGTTTTATCCAAATCTTGTTTAAAGACCCACAGTTACATCACCGAATGCTGCAACTGATGGTGCGCCGAGTTCGCCAAATTAATATGCGTTTGCAAATGCGATCTTCCCCACCAGCAGTCAAACTGGCTCACACTTTAGTGAGCTTGAGTGACAACTATGGTCAGGATTTAGCCCAAGGTAAGGAAATTTTTTACATCCCCTTCAAAGATTTGGCGGAGGTGACAGAAATCAGCATTGAAGAAACTACCAAAATTATGCATAAGCTCCATGAAAAAGGATGGATTAAATTAGACACCGCTAAAAACTCGATTTATGTTGTGAACTTCAAACAGCTAGAGAATTTGGCTAATAAATTCTAA
- a CDS encoding AAA family ATPase: MPKIIAILNGKGGVGKTTTAVNLAAKFAQDKKVLLIDADVQGSASWWFRRNQQGMGFDLAQDTNPQLLGELPKITSYDLVIVDTPPALRSEALAAVVGIADYLVLPTPPAAMDLTVLIDTVRQAVIHTGTPHRVLLTKVDTRSLGEALEAQKTLLQLGIPVFNTCIRTYKAHERAALEGVAIAQWRGKNAREAESDYRRVADELMHDWRK, from the coding sequence GTGCCAAAAATCATCGCTATCCTTAATGGTAAAGGAGGAGTCGGTAAAACGACTACCGCAGTCAACTTGGCTGCTAAATTTGCCCAAGACAAAAAAGTCCTGCTGATTGACGCAGATGTTCAAGGTTCTGCTAGTTGGTGGTTTCGACGCAATCAGCAGGGGATGGGATTTGATTTGGCTCAAGATACAAATCCACAACTTTTAGGTGAATTACCCAAAATTACAAGTTACGATTTAGTAATAGTAGATACGCCTCCAGCATTGCGTTCTGAAGCTTTAGCAGCGGTAGTAGGGATTGCAGATTATCTCGTTTTGCCCACTCCCCCAGCAGCAATGGATTTAACTGTTCTCATTGATACAGTTAGACAAGCAGTTATTCATACTGGTACTCCCCATCGGGTACTCTTAACTAAAGTCGATACGCGCAGTTTAGGGGAAGCATTAGAAGCACAAAAAACTCTTTTACAATTAGGTATTCCAGTTTTTAATACTTGTATTCGTACCTATAAAGCTCATGAAAGAGCCGCCCTTGAGGGTGTAGCAATTGCTCAATGGCGAGGAAAAAATGCACGGGAAGCAGAATCTGATTACCGTCGTGTGGCTGATGAATTAATGCATGATTGGAGGAAATAA